In the Hermetia illucens chromosome 1, iHerIll2.2.curated.20191125, whole genome shotgun sequence genome, tcacatctctccGGGAAGCATAAAATACTCGCACTGAATCTGTTTGCATTTGCATTCGAAACATTGgtatggacgaagaccgatgtGAATTCTGAATGTATCACCCAAAGTCTATTGTATGTCTACTATCTACTGTGTGCTTTTCTACATTGAACAtagggacgtggttgacgtTGTGGCttaacatcaccgccaagttgACTCGCTACCCGTTTAGCTTTACAGCAACCAAAGAGTAGGCGAGTCCTTTGTatgtggctgtctgtaaggcagatttCGAGCTAACTCCACTTAACATGAGTCATTGAgttttcaatcctttgagtggggtgGAGTCAGACCAAaaaggatcgatgaatggaagtcgaagccaatgcatggtaaacactTGAATGGTCTCTGGCACACCACCGCCACCTCCACTTGTCGAACAAATAGCTGTATGTTAGGTCTGTGTGGTCGCCAATTGTGCTTATAAAAGAGGTGGAGAACTCGCATTGCAGAATGAGTTCCGCTTCCAGGCGCAGAAGCACTTGGTGGTGGCGATATTATCCAAACATTGGATACAACCATGATCATGGGGACATGtatggtttaccgatatgaactgCAATCAGTACTTATTGTGAGTTAACAAGAGAGATCGCTTCATATAGTTGATATTACTATCCCCAAAATAGCACCATTGAGTAcaagaggatggtaaattgactAGCttaggaaatcaaagaaacttggcgtctcgagagggtggttgtagttcctatcCTAGTATTGTCAGTGAGGTTGCTTAAATCCCTCGCAGTTTTCAAACATTtccttcaaaccatgcagaagcatTTTACACCATTTTGGAAACCTGAACCGATCACCACAACCAAAGTCCATGTATATTTTTAGGTGGATAGGATCATCGAAGCCTaactgcttggcacttagtgctagtgttaggtaaaatctgCCGACATTGTGGCAACTCCAAAAAAGTAATAAAGAACATtctataaaaaacaaataagTAAGGATCGGTTTACATTAAGTAACATAGTAAAATTGTAAGCTTCAAAACTTTATCTCTCTGCGAGAATAAATCATCAATTGTCAACATTAGCAGCCTCTACAAAgtagtattatattatatttgtacatttttttgctttaaaatcAATGATAACACGCAAATGGTGTGAAATGAAGACATTGATTTGATTGGTATTCTTggatttaaaatcattttattttcaaaaaataggtaacaatagtatatagattggaaaaatgaactaaaaaacaatcttttaaactagcaaaattaacttaaatctaatggccactgtgggttcTCAACATTTTTTTACAATGGTTTGTAGACTAAAATTGATGTTTGAttagaaacagtaagaaataaaaatctaattttacaataaattgtGGGGAAAttgtcaaaaacccgacaaaatTCTCTTGGCCTTAAAGGTAAATTAAGAAAtatcaaagtaataataataaatgtttaatcTTTTGAAAAGATacctttaatttaaattattgttctttaaACTATCACAATTAAAACTCTTTGCTCAATCTAATCAATAAGAAAAAGACTAATTTAAACTTAAAGCTATTATAAAATTACTATAGttgttcttaagggggtcatcccgcctgaaagccgtttttttaactttttaagaaattttttgtgaagaagtagaaaaagatacaaatacgaattttttaccatGGATTTATTagtatcttgagcgtgcatagtaatttttccagcccgattgcATAGCTCGTTATTGAAATgcaaagcaatttatacacccatctccaaaaaaaggtgttttctgctgccacgctagagggcgctgcgatcatcttaaagaaaaaaaagtaaacggcattttaacgtacagacttaagtacagtccgcaaactaggattattaaaaaatattaaaaactaaatttttggtgccttgttaaactttttttttgaattttgatgtttttttatggcttcttcaatgaataaaaaaaaactactgaatgaatcgcaattatcttagtttgcggaccgtagaaatatgttctgaataagtcgtgaaaatttcaaagaatttcgtgggatagattttgggctatggtggcagtcgattttcaacatgctgtttcgataaaaatgcatttaaaaagtagaatgcgatttctaGCCATAAAACTTTAATTGACCAtttatctgctatacctagtccataggtttaggtttcttgaagaaacacatgtacggccttggcttcaattcttgtccttttagcgaagcaaTTCAAACgtcattcgaaccgataaatacgagctttattacggcgatcgatataaatctggcatgtgacttatcacgtgtttaacactataatttccaaatgacttcgaatatcaaaaaatcactttgcctatatattctgcactatatctagatacaattaatgccaaaaaaaaattcgattctgcggatccgacacacgggaggCTAATAAAACAACAGACagtttaaattaaaaagaaaaaataatttttactctcgcttttctttttgatgtctttttttttttactttttagtcaaaaatttgtatttctttctttaatttttggttattttatttttattttcgttttatatatttttttctttttttacaataacaatatCTATGGGAAGAAAAAGTACTTCAACACTTGCAATaataacaaagaataataacatatgtataacagcacccgttcaatatgtacatattcacaAAGCTCCTCCAAAACAGaaatgacagaactgagcacTGCCAGCGCTAACCACCATcctgcagccaccagtaccaggatttctccttttcatcccgcttaatatcaattgctctcactCTGgaatatctccagtcgaattccaGGACTCCCACAGTCAAGTTCGGGgaatattctatccttttgtccgcgGCCCGCTTATGTATTTGATTCATAACCGGATCACAGGCACCGAGCCGCACTATATGCCGAGAATCggcaaaaatatatacaatttatttaaagcaaataaaatgaatgatatatgcatttaaagatattcttatatttcacaattttttcttcttttttggtaagtgaaatgaacacaatacaatataataaaatatataattcataacgaccggaggtgaaagtaacacccgtataatatttatattatttacatagtcccACCAAGAAACAGATGGCAGAACGGAGCCCCCACAGTCAAGTTCGGGGGgtatttgtatgtatgtatatgatacataaccggatcaccggcagaatcatgaattagaccattcctgtcaatatacacgaacgcttcgggaggaatgcaacctgtcgtgagagttttctcgaaataccaatcatttgggtagaacggctgtaaaacccaagggttctcgccaTGCAAAACATATCGccctatatgattccgaatcaatcagatgataactgtgtcgattctcggcaCAGGAGCAGTTGCATACATcacctcattagttacataaagctcatagtttgacgaagcagtcctattaagccccgtgcaagcacgcagacatttcctttcaaagatccttatcttctccatttggctagcactcaaattaaaccagataggacacccgtaggtgagcaccgatCTAACCAAAGTAggataacaaataatcttaaccttccagcAAAGATGTAGAGCATCAAAgagtcttcgaaaagacatgaATGCCGTGCGAgtgctttctagcgcgactttaacgtgttcgttaaattggagacgctcgtcaagacgcacacccaggtatctaacacACTTCTTATGAGcaatgcgctctgaactatcctcgttcgcgacaatgtggaaatctctccaattccttttcaagttcctgctggcatacgccaaggaatttcgaaacagaatcgtttcacacttttgcgcattgattttcatccgccaactgttcgtgaagaacttaatatcattgaacatcttctgaagttcaacttgcacctcagttaccttcttgtgtgccgtgtaggctatcagatcgtcctctttggttttgcatggcactgaaccccctttcatggttcctgaatgatgctagactacgttagaagtctgttgtggataggagacatgttcagccgtgatattcggatggggtTTGGATcggacaagtgtcgaatccaagcgatccgcaaaggtcatcacgatccGCATGcccgacatagcattggtgacctccacatccagacattgtccgagatttctacaaatacctaggaattcggTAAGGAATCCATGCTGAATTgtatttggcagccatttgtcgatttgcatttgtcgaatagatggctgtgtgctggggagctctttgctgagacggaggggtttatgtgcgCCATTCAGAACGGGGTGGTCGCtacctgagcttataaaaagcccatcatgaaagaacgggtggagaacgaccagtgcagaatgtgtgtttcggcgttagagacgttagaACATCTCATTTCTTGCTACACTGGTatggcaccagtgcaatacatcaccaggcataatgctgtatgtaaggtaatCCATGGGCTTATCACGGGAACacatccggtttaccgatatgagccgcaagcagtacttaatAATTGTGCTTACAGCAAGTTTTaattgatcgccatattccacacaacaagcctgacgtactgttaattgagaagacgggtcgctccgcgtattttattaatgttgctatcccccataacagcaacattgaacgaaaatacgtggagaagaaggtgaactatgaaccactggctcgggaaatcaaagaaatttggcgtctcgagcgggtggttatagttcccataatattgtcagctacaggtgatgtacctaaatccctcacggcttcccttcatgtcctgggactttcgcacagtctggttcaaaccatgcagaagtacaccattctgcatatgagctcgatgttgcagggagttctcGACAGATTCTCCCGTTgacccaccaccaccagcgccactttataatttaagtacgtaggatcgtccgagtctaaatgcttggcatttatactagtattaggtaaaatcagcatctgccgagattgtgacaacttggaaataaaattaaaagggaaataaaaaaaaattacggtaCTACCCAGAGCTCTGTGTGTTGACATTCATGTTTATTTCTACAGATAAGAATACAAATTAGTTAATGCTAAAATTTATAATATCCAGAAACCTCTCGGACGAGTCAAATATTGATTCAATATTGGCGCAGTTTCGAGGCCAGGGTTGTAAAAAAAGGTTAGTTTTCATGTGGATTCTCCGGTGGACAATAAGAAATGCTGCGGGGATAAGCCGACGGCTGCTCTGATGTACGTCGAGTGCTGCAGTTCACTGTACGCTAGGCATGGGCGTTTCTGTTGTTATTGAAAAACGTTAATTAacagttttttcaagaaaaataacagttaaaaacaacagttGAAAAATAACGGTTGAAAAAATAATGATTGAGAAGGCTTATTTATTAAGCATTATTCAActatattttcgattttttttagcaACTGTCTTATATGGTGAATCCAGGCATTCTTACAGCATCagaaaaaaggaataatttgtaCAATAGATGTACCTCCTGTTATAGGTGATAGTGatacattaataaataaaaaaattgatttttcatcaATCTTTGTTGGATGGATGTCCATATTTAGCTtataaaagaagagaaaataagGAAATACATCAGCAAAAAATAAAGCATTATaccttttataaataaattaatatttaatcGAAATTCAGTTCAACAAGCAATACTCAATACTCAATAATTCAAtcaacataaataaaaataaagaaaaaaaaacaaacataataAATGAAAGGTGCTCCTCTTTGCTGCTCAAGCAATTAAATTCATTGATCTGAGGACTCCAAATTTgcattcaaaaacaaaattaactcAACTTTCTCAGATGATAGCCTGATACGTTTTTCACTAATAAGGTTACCAGCTTTTGAAAATATACGTTCACAAGGAACGGAGGTTGCGACGATATTGCAGTTAATACGAAATATTTTGACTAAATTGGGGTAAATATGCCGGAATGTTTTCCACCAATTTAAAACATTACTGCTATTTCCGTCGTCATCCCGACGTGGGAGAACGTCATCTTGAAAATAACTCTCGATCTCTTTTTTCGCTCGTGATATTGGAGATGCTTGTGGTTGCTTATCGCCCATAATTTCATCTAAAATGCCCCAAGCACTTGGTTCATTTCGGAAAGGAATGGTAACAGAGGATCTAGAAGTGCACGATCCGCCATTATGTTGCTCACTTGTGTTTTTTTCGATCATTTCTATTGTTAAGTTCTCCAAAAAAGTTTTAGCCGCGGAAAGTGCAGAATCATCTTGAAAAACATGATGCTTATATCTGGGATCTAGAAGGGTGCAAATCGCCAGCGGGataattttttctatatttccaAATCGATCAGTCAATCCCCGACGTAATGAGCTGACAACTTTTTCTGTCGCTGCAGAAAAGGTAGAAGTTCGGGCAAACCGTTCGCAAACACCTTTAAGACACCGGGTGACCACAATCGCGGCGCTTCCTGTCATGTATTTTTCGCCACTCATCGAATTGGTCATTTCTTCGAATGGGCTCAATATGTTGCACACTTCCTTACAGGTCTTCCATTCCTCTCCTGTGAGAACGGGCAAATTCCTGTCAACTAAAGCTATAGTCGCTCGTATTGCCTCCTCTAGCTCTATGAACCGACGTAGCATATAAAAGGTAGAATTCCACCTCGTACTCACATCCTGAATCAAACGTTTTGGTTGAGAAACACCTGAATTTATTTGAAACTTCAAGAGTTTCTCATTGTTCAACGAACTTCTTTTAAAAAACGTtacgatttttttaattttttctagtGTTGGCTCCAGTTCCTTAAGAGCTCGTTGAACAATTAAATTAAGGCTATGGGCATAGCAGCCATAATGCTTCAAACTCAATATATCAGCTAACGCTTTTGTAATATTTGTTGCATTATCCGAAATAGCATAATTTACCTAAAATATACTTCTTTTTCATATTAAAATTGCAGGTTGAGACTTGAGATATTTCACACAAGCACCTTTCCCTCTAAATTCCATtccaatattatattttttatctcCTCCGCGAGATGAACGGCCGTATGACTCCCACTTAAATAAGAGCATTTCAATAATACAGTCTTAAAAGTAAACCCTTCAGTTATGAAATGAGCGGTTGTTGCCATATAATTCTCATTGTTGGCAGATGTCCAGCAGTCTGTCGTCAAGCAAACAGATATTGCCTCGCGTGACACCAAATCTCGAACATTTTCAACACAACTTTGATACAGGGCAGGTATCATTGTTGTTGAAATTGTCTTCCTTGAAGGAAGTTCGTATCCGGGAATCCATTTGATGACCTTCCGAAAGGAAGGTTCTTCAACAACTGAACTGGATGACAACTGAACAACAACTGAACTGAATGGATGAAATTCCTTCACAAATAAATGGAGAAGATCCCGATCAATTAGATTCTTTTGGTGTGAAGTTATTTCTTTAGCAATGTAGGAGCCAATTGTTCGTTGCCGTTCTACTCGATTTTGGCCGCTGGATGCTGAAGGTATTACCGGTACGGATACATTTGGCTGAGGAATCGTTTCTGCGCTTTCGGTGTTAATGGTGGCTGTTTCAGACTCAAGAGGTATTACTGATCCGCTGCTATTCTGCGAATTATCATTTGCACAATTTTTGGAAACAAGTTCTGTATAAACGCCTACGTGCTTCCTTTTCAGGTGGCTTTTTAAATTAGTTATTGTACTCTTAAACGAAATTTCAGCTTTGCAGATATCACAAACTGCTTTTACGttttctttttgtgaaaaatagcTCCACACATCGCTTCGTTGCCTACCGCTCactaaaaatttttttaaagtagtCGATTTAATGGAAACAAATTTGTTACTTACtgattattgttttatttttatttggttcTAATCTATTTTCAGCACTTAATATCTTTGTCTAAAATAATCTCAGTCTATAATAactaattaaaatcaaaattcacgaaaaaaatcccatatacacccatctccattgaaattgaaaaatcacCTGTTAATCGTTCTTCAATAACTTGCAACAGAACAGTTGAAAAATCTAAACagttgttttcatttctttcgttTTGCAATGAAACAgttcataataaaaaaaacagttGTTTCTTTCGTATAGTATCGCGATTTCGCTATTTGTCGTTTCGTTGCAATTGTAACCTGTTGCCTGGAAGGCTCATTGAGAATCGCGTGATGCTTCTGTATTGAAAGAGAAATTCGCTCTCGGTTGTGGTTCGCGCACGTACTGCTGAGCTGTACTGGTGTGTGTGTGGTGTTTTTGTGTGCATTGCATACGCATCGTATGTGCGGATATGCTCGACTCGACATTGTCTAACTCATTCCCATGAAGAATAGCCGAAACGACTAGCTAATCGTTTCTATGCGATGCGTTTTTAGTTTTAACAGAAAACGTTTCTTTCCACTCGTTATCGTTAACAGTTGATTTTGTCATACGTTAAATGTTATACGTTACCGCttcattttcatgttttatTTAGGCAAAAAAATGTAGCTgttgttttaaaattgaaaaaacgatTAATTCGTTTTTGATGAAGAAACTGTTATTTTTAACAGTTTGGTTATTTTTTGCCCATCTCTACTGTACGCTATAGTCACAATTTTCATGGGAAAttcattaactttctttgaaattcCCGTCATGCATGCGTTATTTGCGGATGACTCGATTATCAGACCGAATGATAAAGTTCCCGAATTATTGAGTGAGCACGGCAgacttttaaataattaatattttatttataccCAGCCAAGGATACAGTCTCACCAACACTCCATCGTGAAGAGTATTTCTTCGGTACCGTGCACAATTTACCAAAAATCGAAAGGAAACCCAACAAAAACACTTGGACCAACCATATCTCATTCAGTTTTTATCGGATCGATTtgaaatacaataaaaaaatttattttttccaagTCACAAGTGGGGTTAACCCTTTAAACATCTAAAATGCTATCAGTCACCGATgaattgcgtaatgaaattgcttcaggcgtCCAGCGCAATTTAGATGAGGTGGCGTTCGAGCACGCTTTTTCTGTGCTTGATGCATCAACGAGTGCCCAAATTCAAAGTTAGTGCAGTCCGCCCAGTCGTtgggaaacgatcaaaaggccgatCGATATAACAATAGCTTGATGCACTAGACAGTAAGTCTCTCAACTCCACTCAAACCAAACCTATGGCCGAGAAAAATGATAAATCTGATCTAGTCAACCTTGTTATAGAACCGGACAAAGGCTGTGATAGAAACAACATGGATTCCAAGttgaaacaagtcggtaaaGGAACTGGAGCtggatatattttcaaattccatgaaatatgcatatattaaagacataaatactAGAGGTGCTCAAAACATCACCCtaaggtaatgtgatatcatatcattttttgaaaaaataactcTAAACTAGAAATGATGTTATATcaaatattacttattactAGAATAATTTACTCTGCATTTATTCCATTCACAACGTAAAGTATAGGACAGCGTGAAATAAGTATtgatgaaaaatgaatgaacctttcacgtagaaaaaaaaaacaaatcgggaaacgtGAAGCTTGACGCTTCCTGTATGAAACGTTTTCTGtacttcttatataaaaacatgtgAGTGAACCTTTGTCCCATTAGTGCCTAGCATttaatgtatgtatatgcatatattatcactttcgcgtgctactgctttatacagggtgcggcagcataacttcattttttaaaatgcgcgccactcagttagttgatgtcatagcggagcgctagttgtctcgttcaagaggggatactgtgaaagttttgtcccgacacggttcagtcgccatcatgcgttggaatagtgaggagcgtgcctttgccgttgaggtttacttttcaagcggatagttcggttattgcaacacagcgtgcatttcgaaatcgctttaatttagcccctgttggctcccgtcccagaccgcaaatcaattgttacatgggtcactacattcagacaaactgcaagcgcgacaaaaggaagaactggagtccctcggcccgttagatcacctgagaacattgaggttacagtgacagtgaattcggaccaggtatgtaaacatgctacagaattttttttcccatggctagaaaatttggatttgggggacacttggtgccaacaagacggtgcaacagcacacacttcaagagcatcgatggctgttttgagggaacactttccagagcgccttatctcaattagaggggatttggaatggccggcacgctctcccgatctgtccccttgtgattttttctataggggttttttgaaatcacgtgtttatgtgaaccgtccaagaaccctacaagatttgaagaccaacatccaagaagaaattgccaacataacacctgctatgctaacaagagtcatgacaaacgccagaaatcggtttacgcaatgtatggagaatgggggacgtcacctaacagatttgatcttcaaaacaatgtaaataaaagcttcagacatgtacctacatcataaaaaataaataaatattttccgatgcatacaatagtttttttaCTTACCTTAGCATGATatgcattaattttatttgagtataTAACGCCATGGAGGGTATTCGAGGACGCTCTATAGAGGcactttcatgatttttttcagatttgggtagtttctgagaatgtgttcgtaaaagaaattatcagtTCATAGCgtgcttttttttcagattttccggtggGGTatattctgagaatgagactcgTGTCACTTTtgcggcacacattttgagtcctcactcccctatgtttcacccaatatcagaaataagatcatcatcatcatcaacggcgcaacaaccagtatccggtctaggcctgccttaataaggaactccagacatcccggttttgcgccgaggtccatcaattcgatatccctaaaagctgtctggcgtcctggcccacgccatcgctccatcttaggcagggtctgcctcgtcttcttttcccaccatagatattgcccttatagactttccgggtgggatc is a window encoding:
- the LOC119659225 gene encoding zinc finger BED domain-containing protein 4-like; this translates as MSELPTGSKRRKTSGGATDDAPNNEVPKGDMELESSVPSEDDSEYATDSDSSTSSRASAPAVEIQDFVRVKKEKRALATKLRAKEMEVESLHAIIRDLQQQVNALKLAIPDNRTAATTTAPRTTAIPRPSIPATQVTHPRPSSNNTATSASQTRQPASTSRSTTSTSRTKILSAENRLEPNKNKTIIMSGRQRSDVWSYFSQKENVKAVCDICKAEISFKSTITNLKSHLKRKHVGVYTELVSKNCANDNSQNSSGSVIPLESETATINTESAETIPQPNVSVPVIPSASSGQNRVERQRTIGSYIAKEITSHQKNLIDRDLLHLFVKEFHPFSSVVVQLSSSSVVEEPSFRKVIKWIPGYELPSRKTISTTMIPALYQSCVENVRDLVSREAISVCLTTDCWTSANNENYMATTAHFITEGFTFKTVLLKCSYLSGSHTAVHLAEEIKNIILEWNLEGKVNYAISDNATNITKALADILSLKHYGCYAHSLNLIVQRALKELEPTLEKIKKIVTFFKRSSLNNEKLLKFQINSGVSQPKRLIQDVSTRWNSTFYMLRRFIELEEAIRATIALVDRNLPVLTGEEWKTCKEVCNILSPFEEMTNSMSGEKYMTGSAAIVVTRCLKGVCERFARTSTFSAATEKVVSSLRRGLTDRFGNIEKIIPLAICTLLDPRYKHHVFQDDSALSAAKTFLENLTIEMIEKNTSEQHNGGSCTSRSSVTIPFRNEPSAWGILDEIMGDKQPQASPISRAKKEIESYFQDDVLPRRDDDGNSSNVLNWWKTFRHIYPNLVKIFRINCNIVATSVPCERIFSKAGNLISEKRIRLSSEKVELILFLNANLESSDQ